tgcgccattttgagactagaatgccaaaggtacactctactgttcttcgggccctggtcagtctgtaggtaAAGATCctgttagtgtggttcaagtcccgactggaatatggcttcagtaggttttcacacatctgaaaggcctcatccccaaccataacaaatggcatctgtGGACCTTGAGTGCTGGGGagcggttgtggccgtggaaaattacaatttttgccatacacacggcggcccatatcagagttcttaaaagtctgggaattgttgccacggccaaaagctccaatgtccacggcgatgaagcgacagtccgcatcggctattgccatgagcacaacagaaaaatattttttgtaattgaagtactccgatcctgttctggctggttttataatgcggatgtgctttccatcaaccgctcccaaacagttggggaaaccacacacactccagaatttttccgcaatttcaagccacatgtccaaggtgggtaggggtataaactcatcccggaaaacattccacaaagcctgacaggtgtccgcaactattccagacagggtggaaattccaagccagtattggaagtggagggatgataaactttctccggttgccagaaatctgtaagaaaataaaaaatttacaatctattctatttatggtgtggttatgctaaaaacagaaaggaaaatacccaaaaaatacatgtctgaacacccaaaatttggactgtcattggtttagatttggaacgtaccttaatgtaaccagcagacgttcctcgggtggaatcgctctacggagctgggtatcctgtctccgtatggttccttggacacgagcaagcaaatcccggaatgagtcttgcgacatccttgtatattcttggaatttctccaggttggcattaagctcgccatacagcgtgtgataggctccacgtctctcacgtaattcaataatgggaTGTCTCCAAAAACGCCAACGCCATCTCCTTCtcaatctttcgcgatttctgtcttgctcccaagcaaacgcacaggcaagaaacagcttgatgcttaaatccaggttgaaataaaagctctccatgcgaagatccattatgacacagcatacaggagcaaaatctgaagatttcagctgttcaagggtctatatatagagatcccataatacacgccctctgtagtcccattggtgctgtctggttatctagatttttctcctgttaaatttttcaccctgtgcaccaaaaacacaaacgcagaaaaaaaacgcatagaaacacgtacaaaagcggcgttttttaaccgcatgcgtttcccgcatgcatctaaaaaacgccgcgtttgtacgtgtttctatgcattttttccAGCCCTTgcagatgcggattaaacgctgtggattctaccgcaaatgtgaaattAGCCTAAGACATGCAAATAAGAAGTTTGTTAGTATGtgtaagtatgcaaatcgcataggtGCAGTAATGTGAGGGGACTTGAACCTAGcaagagaaagccaacttcattcaTAGAGTGAGtgcagaaatgtatgttcagtcaGAAAACCCCTTTCATTTGTCTATTTCACAGTATtacggaatatatatatatatatgtatatatatatttattatatacagtatatatttattatatatacatatacatttatatactgtatatatatatatatatatatatatatacacacacacacactatatatatttaaaaataagTTTGAAATCTCATCTATCATTATGTACAGACGTAGTGTACCTATTTATGCTGCTTATAGTATTCAGTACTATTATTATAATGCATATTGTTATTTTATAGTGTGACCTTGTGTTACTCACAGACAGAATAACGGTAATTTTCCCATTTTTACAGATCCTAATAGTTTTTATGTACTGCCATCGCCCCAGCTTGAGACCGAGGGAAAAAGATAATCGTATTTCTCCCTTATTTAGAGACTAAACTCTATTTTCTAGAGTACCAAAACTCTATCCATGATGAATAAGAAGTGTAAACAACATCTGGTATTACACCGAATAGTTTTGCTAAGCAGAAATCCAGTGATCCCACCACCACACTATACTTGTTTGGGCAGGAGCTGAAATCTGAAAGACGGTACAGGTAAATGTGATTAATATGTGAAGAATATAGACAGAATATTTTACAGTTGCAAATTATTGCATTTTAGCCACCAAATAATTTACAAGATATACCATTCTCCCAAatgtacaaaatacaaatataagaCAGCCATGTACCTCTCTCTGCTCACTACATATTTTACAGAGCCAGGTGGGCCGCTTCAGGTTGCTGACTGTTTCAATTCCACATTTTGTGCAGACTTTCTAAGACAAAAACAGGGAAATTACAGATTAATAAAATAggcttttaaatatttttttgagaTCCAACATCAAAATAGATTTTCAAAAAACGAATAGCTTTTTGATAGTGGCTTACAATTTCTAGATAGCCAACTGAAGTTCTTAGCTATTTACGGTGCACAATAAAGAACCCAAttggttaaccccttcacaacgTGACCAAATTCAGTTTTGGCGTTTTCGTGTTTTTCTCCCCTTCGTACCAGAGCCATAGCGttattatttttctgtccacatagacatatgagggcttgttttttgtggggtgAGTAGTACTTTTGAGTGACTCAATTCATTTAACACCTAGTatattgaaaaaaaggaaaaaaaaatccaaatggggAGAAATTGTGAAAAGAAATGCAATCCTGACTTTTTGGGAATTGAGTAAAATTGACTTTGCAATAGTATTCTATGGTATCTATCAGTACGAGTACAATGAAACTAAACAGATCAATTTTTTCAACTAttttaatagtaaaaaaaatctgaagtttgaaaaaaaaaatacatttttggggTTGTGTCGTCATTTGCCAAGACACCTAAAATTATTTTTGgtcattttaattattattattatttattgttatagcgccatttatttcatggtgctttacatgtaaggaggggtatccataataaaaacaagtacaataatcttaaccccttcccgacctttgacgccacgtaggcgtcatgaaagtcggtgccaatcctacccatgacgcctatgtggcgtcatggaaagattgcgtccctgcagatccggtgaaagggttaactccaatttcacctgatctgcagggacagggggagtggtagtacagcccagggggggtggcttcacccccccccctgtggctacgatcgctctgattggctgttgaaagtgaaactgccaatcagagcgatttgtaatatttcacctattataactggtgaaatattacaatccagccatggccgatgcaatatcatcggccatggctggaaacactgatgtgccctcgccccaccccaccgatcgcccccccccaagccaccgatcagtcctgcacactgccccgctcccctccgttttgtgctctgctcccccagtgctccaatcccaccccccgtcctccgatccaacccccctgcactctgatccactccccgtgctccgatccaccccccatgctccgatccacccccgtgctccgatccaccccccgcgctccgatccacccccccatgctccgatccacccccctgtgctcccccccaccccatcatacttaccgatcctcccggggtccgtccatcttctccatgggcaccgccatcttccaaaatggcgggcgcatgcgcagtgcgcccgccgaatctgccggccggcagattcgttccaaagtgcattttgatcactgagatataacctatcacagtgatcaaaataaaaaaaatagtaaatgacaaccccccctttgtcacccccatagatagggacaataataaaataaagaattttttttttccactaaggttggggttagaactagggttagggttagggttagggtttcgataagtgcacatgtattctggtcctctgcggatttttccgcagcggatttgataaatccacagtgctaaaccgctgcggatttatggtggatttaccgcggtttttctgcgcatttcactgtggttttacaactgcggttttctattggagcagttgtaaaaccgctgcggaatccgcagaaagaagtgacatgctgcggaatgtaaactgctgcgtttccgtgcagtttttctgcagcatgtgtacagcgatttttgtttcccataggtttacattgaactgtaaactcatgggaaactgctgcggatccgcagcgttttccgcagcgtgtgcacatacttttagaattaggctatgtgcacatggtgcggatttggctgcggatccgcagcggattggcccctgcggattcgcagcagtgttccatcacatttacagtaccatgtaaacctatgcaaaaccaaatctgctgtgcccatggtgcagaaaataccgcgcggaaacgctgcgttgtattttccgcagcatgttaattctttgtgcggattccgcagcgttttacacctgttcctcaataggaatccgcaggtgaaatccgcacaaaaaacactggaaatccacggtaaaacgcagtgccttttacccgcggatttttcaaaaatggtgcggaaaaatctcacacgaattcgcaacgtgggcacatagccttagagttagtgttgggattagggttgtggttagggttgtgattagggttatggctacagttgggattagggttaggggtgtgttggggttagtgttggaggtagaattgagggggttccactgtttaggcacatcaggggtctccaaacacaacatggcgccaccattgattccagccaatcttgtattcaaaaagtcaaatggtgctccctcacttccgagccccgacgtgtgcccaaacagtggtttacccccacatatggggtatccgcatactcaggacaaactgcacaacaattattggggtccaatttctcctgttaccattgtgaaaataaaaaattgcttgctaaaacataatttttgaggaaagaaaaatgattttttattttcacggctctgcgttgtaaacgtctgtgaagcacttgggggttcaaagttctcaccacatatctagataagttccttagggggtctagtttccaaaattgggtcacttgtggggggtttctacggtttaggcacaccaggggttctgtaaacgcaacgtgacgcccgcagaccattccatcaaagtctgcatttcaaaagtcactacttcccttctgagccccgatgtgtgcccaaacagtggtttacccccacacatggggtatcagcgtactcaggagaatctgTACAACAACAttaggcatccaatttctcctgtaacccttgggaaaataaaaaattcttggctaaaaaattatttttgaggaaagaaaacgtatttattattttcacagctctgcgttgtaaacgtctgtgaagcacttgggggttcaaagtgctcaccacatatctagataagttccttttggggtctagtttccaaaatggggtcacttgtggggggtttctactgtttagccacatcagggtctctgcaaacgcaacgtgacgcccgtagagcattccatcaaagtctgcatttcaaaacgtcactacttcacttccgagccctggcatgtgcccaaatagtagtttacccccacatatggggtatcaccgtactcaggagaaactggacaacaacttttggggtcaaatttctcctgttacccttgggaaaataaaaaattgcgggctaaaatatcatttttgagaaaagaatttttttttttttattttcactgctctgcgttataaacttctgtgaagcagttgggggttcaaagtgctcaccacacatctagattagttcctttgggggtctagtttccaaaatggggtcagttgtgggggatctccaaatgtttaggcacacaggggctctccaaacgtgacatggtgtccgctattgattggagctaattttccatttaaaaagccaaatggtgtgccttcccttccgagccttcgcgtgcgcccaaacagtggtttacccccacatatggggtatctgcgtactcagaacaaactggacaacaaaatttgtggtccaatttctcctattactgttggcaaaataggaaattccaggctaaaaaatcatttttgaggaaagaaaaattattttttattttcatggctctgcgttataaaattctgtgaagcacctgggggtttaaagtgctcaatatgcatctatataagttccttggggggtctagtttccaaaatggggtcacttgtgggggagctccaatgtttaggcacacaggggctctccaaacacgacatggtgtccgctaagaattggcgtgccttcccttccgagccctgccgtgtgcccaaacagtggtttacccccacatatgaggtatcggcgtactcgggagaaactgcccaacaaattttaggatccattttatcctatcgcccatgtgaatatgaaaaaattgaggagaaaagaaatttttggcaaaaaaaaagtactttttcatttttacggatcaatttgtgaagcacctgggggtttaaagtgctcactatgcatctagttaagttccttgaagcgtctagtttctaaaatggggtcacttgttggggagctccaatttttaggcacacgggggctctccaaacgtgacatggtgtccgctaaagagtggagccaatttttcattcaaaaagtcaaatggcgctccttccctttcaagctctgccgtgcacccaaacagtggtttacccccacatatgaggtatcagcgtactcaggacaaattggacaacaactttcgtggttcagtttgtttctccttttaccattgggaaaataaaaaaattgttgctaaaagatcatttttgtgactaaaaagttaaatgttcattttttccttccatgttgcttctgctgctgtgaagcacctgaagggttaataaacttcttgaatgtggttttgagcaccttgaagggtgcagtttttagaatggtgtcactttttggtattttcacccatatagacccctcaaactgacttcaaatgtgaggtggtcccaaaaaaaatggttttgtaaatttcgttgtaaaaatgagaaatcgtggtcaaattttaacccttatatcttactagcaaaaaaaaattttgtttccaaaattgtgctgatgtaaagtagacatgtgggaaatgtgggaaatgttatttattaactattttgtgtcacatacctctctggtttaacagaataaaaattaaaaatgtgaaaattgcgaaattttcaaaatttttgccaaatttccatttttatcacaaataaacgcagaatttattgacctaaatttactactaacatgaagcccaatatgtcacgaaaaaagaatctcagaaccgctaggatccgttgaagcgttcccgagttattacctcataaatggacactggtcaaaattgcaaaaaacggccaggtcattaaagtcaaaagaggctgggtcatgaaggggttaaacaatacaagtcataactggtacaggaggagagaggacccagccCGCGATAATTGCTTCTTACAACATTTTTGTGCATAAAAGCAACCAAATAAATGTAATTTTGGTGTTAAATATTTTCCACCTCACGGTGTTTACCAATagagttaattatttttatattttaatagatcagacttttatgatcCCTGCAATACCAcatgtttatttatattatttttattatctttaatttttaatGCAGTAaaaagggagtgatttgaacttttatgactttcatatctttaaaaacttttttttacttttcactgtacttGTTGGTCTCCTTTGAGACTTGAACCTGCGAGCGCCTGCTGCATATAGTAAAAGTCATGGTTACCTTTGAACCCCAGCCACAAGCACGATGGAGGTCTGTAATGACAAGCAGAGAGGTCTTCAACAGACTCCTgtctgtcatagcaacccatcggtAACTTGCGATCCCACCACTATTAAGGTactatcacactcagcaactttagaatgagaacgacaacgatccgtgacgctgcagcgtcctggatagcgatctcgttgtgtttgacacgcagcagcgatctggatcccgctgtgccatctgtGCACTCTAACGCACTTAGGCATATGTTAGCCAtatttgttatggacctggtggttaggagcacccggcaagacctgatagttaaactcacacaggacaagctctgggatgtgggagctctgctgaccgcaacccctaatcctatcacacaactagaaatagccgtggagcgctcctgactctccctagacgcctcttcacagcctaagagctagctagccctagagatagaaaataaagcctaccttgcctcagagaaattccccaaaggaaaaggcagccccccacatatattgactgtgagtaaagatgaaagtcacaaacgcagaaatgaaacaggtttcagcaaagggaggccagacttactaaacagacagaggataggaaaggtatctttgcggtcagcacaaaaaactacaaaagaccacgcagagtgtgcaaaaagacctccgcaccgactaacggtgcggagatgccactctgcatcccagagcttccagctagcaagacaaaatcatgataaccagctggacaaggaaacaatgaacaaataataacaagcaggaacttagcttctgctggagtagacagatcaccagaaagatccaagagcaaactgaaccaatgcaggaacattgacagctggcatggagtaacgatctgagtggagttaaatagagcagccaaaccacagcgcctggcaaactccaagtccatcaaattcagggcagcgcctgaatccacaaatgccataacagaataggatgacagagagcaaatcagagtaacggacaaaagaaatttagactgtaccgtaccaatggtggcagacctagcgaaccgcttagtgcgcttaggacaatcggagatagcatgagtggatacaccacagtaaaaacatagctcattccgacatctgtgttcttgctgttcagctctggtcaaagtcctatcacattgcataggctcaggcctatgctcagagaataccgccaaatggtgcacagctttacgctcacgcaagcgccgatcgatctgaatggccaaggacatagactcattcagaccagcaggcgtgggaaatcccaccatgacatccttaacccctatctgacctcggacgggatagtacgtccaaggtcagatcccctgctttgatgcagggctccgcggtgagcccgcaccaaagccgggacatgtcagctgttttgaacagctgacatgtgcccgtaataggcgcgggcagaatcgcgatctgcccgcacctatttactagttaaatgccgctgtcaaacgcagacagcggcatttaattaccgcatctggccgggcggccggaaatgacgtcatcgtcgacccccgtcacatgatcgggggtcggcgatgtgtctccattgtaaccatagaggtccttgagacctctatggttactgatcgccggtggctgtgagcgccaccctgtggtcggcgctcacagcacacctccatttctgctacatagcagtgaacagcagatcgctgctatgtagcagaggcgatcgagttgtgcctgcttctagcctcccatggaggctattgaagcatggcaaaagtaaaaaaaaaaaagttgaaaaaaatgttaaaaaaataaaaaaaatataaaagtttaaatcacccccctttcgccccaatcaaaataaatcaataaaaaaaatataaaatctacgcatatttggtatcgccgcgctcagaatcacccgatcaactaaaaaaagcattaatctgatcgctaaacagcgtagcgggaaaaaattcaaaacgccagaattacgtttttttggtcgccgcgacattgcagtaaaatgcaataacgggcgatcaaaagaacgtatctgcacctaaatgctatcattaaaaacgtcatctcggcacgcaaaaaataagccctcaaccgaccccagatcacgaaaaatggagacgctacaggtatcggaaaatggcacaattttttttttttattttagcaaagtttggaattttttttcaccacttagataaaaaataacctagtcatgttaggtgtctatgaactcgtactgacctggagaatcataatggcaggtcagttttagcatttagtgaacctagcaaaaaagccaaacaaaaaacaagtgtgggattgcactttttttgcaatttcaccgcacttggaattttttccccgttttctagtacacgacatgctaaaaccaatgatgtcgttcaaaagtacaactcgtcccgcaaaaaataagccctcacatggccaagttgacggaaaaataaaaaagttatcgctctgggaaggaggggagtgaaaaacgaaaacggaaaaacgaaaaatcccaaggtcatgaaggggttaagggcttcaaaaagaccctttctgaaaattgccgccagggcacactcattccactgagtaagcacagaccactttctaaacttctgacagtatacctccgcttcatcctgaccctgacacaa
The Ranitomeya imitator isolate aRanImi1 chromosome 3, aRanImi1.pri, whole genome shotgun sequence genome window above contains:
- the LOC138672140 gene encoding uncharacterized protein, with translation MDLRMESFYFNLDLSIKLFLACAFAWEQDRNRERLRRRWRWRFWRHPIIELRERRGAYHTLYGELNANLEKFQEYTRMSQDSFRDLLARVQGTIRRQDTQLRRAIPPEERLLVTLRFLATGESLSSLHFQYWLGISTLSGIVADTCQALWNVFRDEFIPLPTLDMWLEIAEKFWSVCGFPNCLGAVDGKHIRIIKPARTGSEYFNYKKYFSVVLMAIADADCRFIAVDIGAFGRGNNSQTFKNSDMGRRVYGKNCNFPRPQPLPSTQGPQMPFVMVGDEAFQMCENLLKPYSSRDLNHTNRIFTYRLTRARRTVECTFGILVSKWRILASAINLKMETVDEVVKACVVLHNYIMAKE